A stretch of Bacillus pseudomycoides DNA encodes these proteins:
- a CDS encoding non-ribosomal peptide synthetase gives MELKNNYSSLLLKHSLDQLPIRERNLCFKQIHFSFHDKFELQRFTSIINQVVTGEQYFLSPQRENELNLLEGQKIKVTFYSEFEVEKMQYTYKEKKMFCGKRNQEEDFFIDFTIFQISKEQCEFIVSFNFGKIKICSLQNILALLFSMYYFERGIQKNIQMKEKYCIQEKEKQDALSYWERYVADYEEIVEIPKQYSKEGSSPDWEIVSLKIEEQFFRKMVKMEQETHISISTVLQTMWGVLLQKYNNCDDVIFGTNAKGEQIESYNTILMRIKNKNDESFRELLKRIHNESIQSQTFTHALLSDFEGADHITNAMFFEKKDVFPSLEQFRDENIIEYEFSEIIKFDFSVYVSMDDGLTFKFNKNVYTKEFIQELIGNFNYVMSQIIENPMIVIKDLNLITLQKKHQILCEFNDTDADYPKNKTISCLFEEQVNKTPKNIALVYKDTSITYEELNQRVNQLARILRRSGIQPGDFVGVLLDRSPTMIVATLGILKAGGTYVPIDPEYPQERISYILEDSKVQLLLTEGTYRKKISKYKNERLIIDELDFSQENDSNVLEINTSDDTAYVIYTSGSTGKPKGILTSHRNVIKTIVNNKYLEINDRDNILQLSNYAFDASTFDIYGALLNGAKLVLVTKDTALNPFKLGDMIQKQNITISFMTTALFNVVAETNIACLKNLKKVLFGGEKASIKHVQKAFELLGEGRILNMYGPTETTVYATYYEVTDLVKKNKKVPIGKPISNTKIYVLDKNNKLQPPYAIGEICISGDGVAKGYLNRLDLTREKFVAHPFIPGDTIYRTGDLGYWLPDGNIEFIERADHQVKIRGHRIELGEIEKCLMNYSDIKEAIVITKNDAHNQVYLCAYLVMDSSCEVSKLREYLAGILPNYMIPSYFVQLDSLPLTLNGKVDKKALPNPDVQIDSHFLAPSNEVEEKLTSLWKSVLNIESVGANDNFFHIGGHSLKAMVLIASIFKEFGIHISIKSIFANPTIKELAQYIASLEKEKEYKEITRIEESEYYPVSSAQKRLYAIQKVKESSTSYNICNAWHIEGNLDIARLEYALHTCIERHEALRTSFHYVEGELVQRVHSEVDFKLLYHESTEDTHTIIYSFVKPFVLSEAPLLRAAIVKLKDKQYIFMIDIHHIIADGISMGLLYKEISQLYQGEVLAPLKIQYKDYAVWQQNVVQQNTWEKKKGYWINQLNGELPILQLPTDYIRPPVQTFEGKKFNFSIGVELSAQLRKLASEKEATLYMVLLAAYHVLLARHTGQNEIVIGSPIAGRTHGDLDSVFGMFVNTIALRNISKDDQTFNKFLSNVKESVIDAYEHSEYPLEELIEELNIRRDVSRNPLFDTMFILQNMEYSKLEIPSTLCNQYDLGWKQSKLDLSWEIYDFDTMQVSVEYSTSLFEDTTIQRMAQNFVNILEQIVLNPNINLSEIDILTMQEKQRLLVEFNETKKSFLNEHTIQQMFEEQVKKTPNQIAVVFQQQNMTYKELNEKANQLARHLRSKGITRDQFVGIMVNKSIEMVVGVLAVLKAGGAYIPIDPKYPLTRIYTMLQDSGAKLLLTQEPIRVPEEYEGEILEIDRTQYYQGEISNLEIINKPSDLAYMIYTSGSTGNPKGVMIEHQGVCNFSLVAEKYGIKEGARVLQFASFSFDASVAEIFHTLLTGATLYVEPKETLLLNVTKWLKDNRITSVTLPPSLLRVMEYDSLPDLQTIVTAGESCTKELVQLWGKEYDLINAYGPTEATIGATFASLSNQNNVISIGKPVANKKIYIINKQTQLQPIGVPGELCIGGIGLARGYWNRPDLTKEKFIPNPFEKGEYIYRTGDLARWLPNGNIEFLGRIDHQVKIKGHRIEIEEIMNVLLKHKSVKEVAIIDWKDEYQQTYLCAYIVFQNTCTILELRKYLTSVLPDYMIPSHFVELEKIPLTPNNKVDRQVLALHKPKEMLQPNMERVAPRNDMEQLLVEIWTEVLKMDQIGINDNFLELGGDSIKGIQIAAKLNHHNYKLDIKDLYEYPTIAQLAPEVKKDQTDVEQGIVFGEGPLTPIQEWFFKQHIDNYNHWNQAMILKNKQGWNEKSVRKILEKIVEHHDALRMRGKNKETQFVAGLDKENFQLHVFDLKHEEDIENKVEKEANLLQKSIDLKNGPLVQSGLFHTKHGDYLLIIIHHFVIDGISWRIFLEDFYNGYEKVNDGKEPIFPVKTTSYLTWSKCLQEYRVSEDMRKELAYWKEIDQRGVPSLKKDMDAPDQYALKDSEVVTVTLEQKFTESLLTNVHRAYRTEVNDLLLSALVLGIQKCMGINRVSVMLEGHGREDVIKHVNIARTIGWFTSIYPVIFELKNTDLSNAIKEVKETLRRVPNKGVGYSILKYLDVSKDEDKVFSGKIPEINFNYLGEFNDENEVEGLAFTSIPIGKCMDPCTKITAAIEINGMVVNGEVNFIFRYNPNMYYKETIENIANMYIHYLIQIVHHCEGREDEVLTPSDFSTTDIDLEELGSFLESLN, from the coding sequence ATGGAATTGAAAAATAACTATTCGTCGTTGCTTTTGAAACATAGTCTAGATCAATTGCCAATAAGAGAAAGGAATTTATGTTTTAAACAAATTCATTTCAGTTTTCATGATAAATTTGAGCTTCAGCGATTTACAAGCATAATTAACCAGGTTGTTACAGGGGAGCAATATTTTTTATCTCCTCAAAGAGAAAATGAATTGAACCTGTTAGAAGGACAGAAGATAAAAGTCACTTTTTATAGTGAATTTGAAGTTGAAAAGATGCAGTATACATATAAAGAAAAGAAAATGTTTTGTGGAAAAAGAAATCAGGAAGAGGACTTTTTTATAGATTTTACGATTTTTCAAATTAGTAAAGAACAGTGTGAATTTATTGTTAGTTTTAATTTTGGGAAAATTAAAATATGTTCACTTCAAAACATACTAGCATTGCTATTTAGCATGTATTATTTTGAAAGAGGTATACAAAAGAACATCCAAATGAAAGAGAAGTATTGTATACAAGAAAAGGAAAAACAAGATGCGCTTTCTTATTGGGAAAGATACGTAGCAGATTATGAAGAGATTGTTGAAATACCGAAGCAATATAGCAAAGAGGGATCTAGTCCTGATTGGGAGATAGTTAGCTTAAAAATAGAAGAACAGTTCTTTCGTAAAATGGTAAAAATGGAACAAGAAACTCATATATCCATTAGTACAGTCTTACAAACCATGTGGGGAGTTCTTTTGCAAAAGTATAATAATTGTGATGATGTAATATTTGGTACAAATGCAAAAGGAGAGCAAATTGAGTCATATAATACAATTCTAATGCGTATCAAAAATAAGAATGACGAATCATTCCGTGAGTTGTTAAAAAGGATACATAATGAATCTATTCAATCTCAAACTTTTACTCATGCATTATTATCTGATTTTGAAGGAGCAGACCATATAACAAATGCTATGTTCTTTGAAAAAAAGGACGTCTTTCCTTCTTTAGAACAATTTCGAGATGAAAATATTATAGAGTATGAATTTTCAGAAATAATAAAATTTGATTTTAGTGTATATGTATCGATGGATGACGGACTGACATTTAAATTTAACAAAAATGTTTATACGAAGGAATTTATACAGGAATTGATTGGAAATTTTAACTATGTTATGAGCCAAATTATAGAAAATCCAATGATCGTAATTAAGGATTTGAACTTAATTACGTTACAGAAAAAACACCAAATTTTGTGTGAGTTTAATGATACAGATGCTGATTATCCTAAAAATAAAACGATTTCTTGCTTATTTGAAGAACAAGTGAATAAAACACCTAAAAATATAGCATTAGTATATAAAGATACCAGTATAACATACGAAGAATTAAATCAAAGGGTTAACCAATTAGCACGTATTCTACGTCGAAGCGGTATACAACCAGGGGATTTTGTAGGAGTACTATTAGATCGATCTCCTACAATGATAGTTGCAACCTTAGGTATTCTAAAAGCTGGCGGGACGTATGTACCTATTGATCCTGAATATCCTCAAGAGCGTATTAGTTATATTTTAGAAGATAGTAAGGTGCAGTTGTTGTTGACTGAAGGGACATATAGAAAAAAGATAAGTAAATATAAAAATGAAAGATTGATAATAGATGAACTAGATTTTTCTCAAGAAAATGACAGTAATGTATTAGAGATAAATACATCAGACGATACAGCCTATGTTATTTACACTTCAGGATCAACTGGGAAACCAAAAGGGATTTTAACATCACATCGTAATGTTATTAAAACGATTGTTAATAATAAATACCTTGAGATTAATGATAGAGATAATATACTTCAGTTATCAAATTATGCTTTTGATGCTTCTACATTCGATATATATGGCGCATTATTGAATGGTGCAAAATTAGTTTTGGTAACCAAAGATACGGCTTTAAATCCATTTAAATTAGGAGATATGATTCAGAAACAAAACATTACGATTTCATTTATGACAACCGCTTTATTTAATGTTGTTGCAGAAACGAACATAGCATGTTTGAAAAATTTAAAGAAAGTATTATTTGGTGGAGAAAAAGCATCTATTAAACATGTACAAAAAGCATTTGAATTACTTGGAGAAGGTCGCATTTTAAATATGTACGGGCCAACTGAAACAACTGTGTATGCCACGTATTACGAAGTTACAGATTTAGTGAAGAAAAATAAAAAAGTTCCTATTGGAAAACCAATTAGTAATACAAAAATATATGTATTAGATAAAAATAATAAATTGCAACCTCCGTATGCTATAGGAGAGATTTGCATTAGTGGAGATGGAGTAGCAAAAGGATATTTAAATCGCTTAGATTTAACAAGAGAAAAATTTGTAGCTCATCCATTTATACCAGGAGATACGATTTATAGGACAGGAGATTTAGGGTACTGGCTGCCTGATGGGAATATAGAGTTTATAGAAAGAGCGGATCATCAAGTAAAGATTAGGGGACACCGCATTGAACTAGGGGAAATTGAAAAATGTCTAATGAATTATAGCGATATTAAGGAAGCCATTGTGATAACGAAAAATGATGCACATAATCAAGTTTACCTTTGTGCATATTTAGTTATGGACAGTAGTTGTGAAGTCTCTAAATTAAGAGAATATTTAGCGGGCATCTTACCTAACTATATGATTCCATCCTACTTTGTTCAGCTAGATTCCTTGCCGCTTACATTGAATGGGAAGGTGGATAAAAAAGCTTTACCAAATCCGGATGTACAAATAGATTCGCACTTTTTGGCGCCTTCTAATGAAGTGGAAGAAAAATTAACTTCTCTGTGGAAATCGGTGCTCAACATAGAATCAGTAGGTGCAAATGATAATTTTTTCCATATAGGTGGGCATTCCTTAAAAGCAATGGTATTAATTGCATCTATTTTTAAAGAGTTTGGAATTCATATCTCTATAAAATCTATTTTTGCGAATCCAACAATTAAAGAATTGGCGCAATATATAGCTAGTTTAGAGAAAGAGAAAGAGTATAAGGAAATCACTCGTATTGAAGAAAGTGAATATTATCCAGTTTCTTCAGCTCAAAAAAGGCTGTATGCAATTCAAAAAGTGAAAGAATCTAGTACGAGTTATAATATTTGTAATGCTTGGCATATTGAAGGGAATCTAGATATAGCTAGGTTAGAATATGCACTTCATACTTGTATTGAAAGACACGAAGCGTTACGGACATCGTTCCATTATGTAGAAGGAGAATTAGTACAAAGAGTGCATTCAGAAGTAGATTTTAAACTTTTGTATCATGAATCTACAGAAGACACTCATACGATAATTTATTCATTTGTAAAACCATTTGTTTTAAGTGAAGCGCCGTTACTTAGAGCTGCAATAGTTAAATTAAAAGATAAACAGTATATTTTTATGATTGATATTCACCATATTATTGCTGATGGAATATCGATGGGACTGTTGTATAAAGAAATCTCACAGTTATATCAAGGAGAAGTATTAGCGCCACTAAAAATTCAATATAAAGATTACGCAGTTTGGCAACAAAATGTTGTACAGCAGAATACATGGGAGAAGAAAAAGGGATATTGGATAAATCAATTAAATGGGGAACTACCTATATTACAGCTCCCTACAGATTATATACGTCCTCCTGTGCAAACCTTTGAGGGGAAAAAATTTAATTTTTCTATTGGAGTAGAACTATCAGCTCAGCTTAGAAAATTAGCTAGTGAGAAGGAAGCTACTTTATATATGGTGTTGCTTGCAGCCTACCATGTTTTATTAGCAAGGCATACGGGACAAAATGAAATTGTAATTGGTTCACCAATTGCGGGTAGAACACATGGGGATTTGGATTCTGTATTTGGGATGTTTGTCAATACAATTGCATTAAGGAACATTTCTAAGGATGATCAAACGTTTAATAAATTCTTATCTAATGTGAAAGAGTCTGTAATCGATGCTTACGAACATAGTGAATATCCATTAGAAGAGCTTATTGAAGAACTCAATATTCGTAGGGACGTGAGCAGAAATCCACTATTTGACACAATGTTTATTTTGCAAAATATGGAGTACTCTAAACTGGAAATTCCAAGTACCTTATGTAATCAGTATGATTTAGGTTGGAAGCAATCTAAATTAGATTTGTCATGGGAAATTTATGATTTCGACACAATGCAGGTTTCGGTAGAGTACAGTACATCCTTGTTTGAAGATACTACCATTCAAAGAATGGCACAGAATTTTGTAAATATTTTAGAGCAAATCGTTTTAAATCCAAATATTAATTTAAGTGAAATAGATATTCTTACAATGCAAGAAAAACAGCGGCTGTTAGTAGAATTTAATGAAACGAAAAAATCATTCCTTAACGAACATACAATTCAACAAATGTTTGAAGAACAGGTAAAGAAAACTCCGAATCAGATTGCAGTTGTTTTCCAACAACAAAATATGACATATAAAGAATTAAATGAAAAGGCAAACCAATTAGCGCGACATTTGCGCTCAAAAGGTATAACGAGAGATCAGTTTGTTGGAATTATGGTGAATAAATCTATTGAAATGGTCGTCGGTGTATTAGCGGTATTAAAAGCTGGAGGAGCTTATATTCCAATTGATCCCAAATATCCATTAACTCGTATTTATACTATGCTACAGGATAGTGGAGCGAAATTGTTACTTACACAAGAGCCAATTCGTGTCCCGGAAGAATATGAAGGAGAAATTTTGGAGATAGACCGTACTCAATATTATCAAGGAGAAATAAGTAATTTAGAAATTATTAATAAACCGTCGGATTTAGCTTATATGATTTACACTTCTGGTTCAACTGGTAATCCGAAAGGAGTTATGATCGAGCATCAAGGAGTATGTAACTTTAGCCTAGTTGCTGAGAAATACGGGATTAAAGAGGGAGCTCGTGTTTTACAATTTGCTTCATTTAGTTTTGATGCTTCTGTAGCAGAAATATTCCATACGTTGCTTACAGGAGCTACTTTATATGTTGAGCCGAAAGAAACGTTGCTCTTAAATGTAACAAAATGGCTGAAAGATAACAGAATTACATCGGTTACGTTACCTCCAAGTCTGTTAAGAGTAATGGAATATGATTCGCTTCCTGATTTGCAAACAATTGTTACGGCAGGGGAGTCTTGTACAAAAGAACTAGTTCAATTGTGGGGAAAAGAATACGATTTGATTAATGCTTATGGACCTACAGAAGCTACAATTGGAGCTACCTTTGCGTCACTATCTAATCAGAATAATGTTATATCAATTGGGAAACCTGTCGCTAATAAGAAAATTTATATTATTAACAAGCAAACTCAGTTACAGCCAATAGGTGTTCCAGGTGAACTATGTATTGGTGGGATTGGATTGGCTAGGGGATATTGGAACCGTCCAGATTTAACAAAAGAAAAGTTTATTCCTAATCCATTTGAAAAAGGTGAATATATTTATAGAACAGGAGACCTAGCACGTTGGTTACCGAATGGGAATATTGAATTTCTAGGAAGAATAGACCATCAAGTGAAAATTAAAGGACATCGAATAGAGATAGAGGAGATTATGAATGTGCTTCTTAAACATAAATCTGTTAAGGAAGTAGCAATCATAGACTGGAAAGATGAATATCAGCAAACATATTTATGTGCATATATTGTTTTTCAAAACACATGTACGATTTTAGAGTTGAGAAAGTATTTAACATCTGTATTGCCAGATTATATGATCCCTTCTCATTTTGTGGAGCTTGAGAAAATTCCATTAACTCCTAATAATAAGGTAGACAGACAGGTGCTGGCGTTGCACAAACCTAAGGAAATGCTTCAGCCTAATATGGAACGAGTAGCACCTAGAAATGATATGGAACAGCTCCTTGTAGAAATATGGACCGAAGTTCTTAAAATGGACCAGATTGGAATAAATGATAATTTCTTAGAATTGGGTGGAGACTCGATAAAGGGAATTCAAATTGCTGCCAAGCTAAACCATCACAATTATAAGCTTGATATAAAAGATTTATATGAATATCCTACTATAGCTCAGTTGGCACCCGAAGTGAAAAAAGATCAGACGGATGTTGAACAAGGGATTGTTTTTGGAGAAGGTCCTCTAACACCTATTCAAGAATGGTTCTTTAAACAACATATAGATAACTATAATCATTGGAATCAAGCAATGATTTTAAAGAATAAACAAGGATGGAATGAAAAAAGTGTTAGAAAAATATTGGAGAAAATAGTAGAACATCATGATGCTTTACGAATGAGAGGAAAGAATAAAGAAACTCAATTTGTAGCGGGCTTAGATAAAGAAAATTTTCAATTACATGTTTTTGATTTGAAACATGAAGAAGATATAGAAAACAAGGTTGAGAAGGAAGCCAATCTTCTTCAAAAGAGCATTGATTTAAAAAATGGACCTCTTGTACAAAGTGGATTATTTCATACAAAGCATGGTGACTATTTATTAATTATTATTCACCATTTCGTGATAGATGGAATCTCGTGGCGTATATTTTTAGAAGATTTTTATAATGGTTATGAAAAAGTGAACGATGGTAAGGAGCCAATTTTTCCGGTTAAGACAACTTCTTATTTAACATGGAGTAAATGTTTACAAGAATATAGAGTAAGTGAGGACATGAGAAAAGAGTTAGCATATTGGAAAGAGATAGATCAACGGGGTGTTCCTTCATTGAAAAAAGATATGGATGCTCCTGATCAATATGCTTTAAAAGATAGTGAAGTAGTAACGGTTACGTTAGAACAAAAGTTCACAGAATCTCTTTTAACAAATGTACATCGTGCATATCGTACTGAAGTGAATGATTTATTATTGAGTGCACTTGTTCTCGGGATTCAAAAGTGTATGGGAATAAACAGGGTATCGGTTATGTTAGAAGGACATGGGCGAGAAGATGTTATTAAACATGTTAACATCGCAAGAACAATAGGATGGTTCACTTCAATTTACCCAGTAATTTTTGAATTGAAAAATACAGATTTATCAAATGCAATTAAAGAAGTAAAAGAAACATTACGGAGAGTTCCTAACAAAGGGGTAGGTTATAGTATTTTAAAATATTTAGATGTATCTAAGGATGAAGATAAAGTATTCTCAGGAAAAATACCGGAAATTAATTTTAACTATTTAGGAGAATTTAATGATGAAAATGAAGTGGAAGGATTAGCCTTTACTTCTATACCAATAGGGAAATGTATGGATCCTTGTACAAAAATAACAGCTGCAATAGAAATAAATGGGATGGTTGTAAATGGAGAAGTAAACTTTATTTTTCGATATAATCCCAATATGTATTATAAAGAAACGATTGAAAATATAGCAAATATGTATATTCATTATTTAATACAGATTGTACACCATTGCGAAGGACGAGAAGATGAAGTGTTGACTCCTAGTGATTTTAGTACAACTGATATAGATTTAGAAGAACTAGGTTCCTTTTTAGAATCATTAAATTAA